A segment of the Knoellia sp. p5-6-4 genome:
CCTGTCGACTCCGGCCGCGTGACGCGAGCCGGGGACGCCTCGTTCGGGATGCTGGCCCAGGCCGACGACCTCGACCCGGAGGCGACGGTGCGCCAGGCCGTGCTCGGCGACCTCGTGGAGCACGTGTGGGCCGGTGACGCCCGGGTCCGCGACGTGATGACGGGCCTGCTCGGCGGTGTCGGGGCCGAGGCCGTCGGCGGGCTGGAGGCCCGCGTCGGCCCGCTGTCGGGAGGCGAGCGCCGGCGCCTGGCGCTGGCCCGGCTGCTGGTCGCGAACCCGGACGTGCTGCTGCTCGACGAGCCGACCAACCACCTCGACGTGGAGGGGGTCGCCTGGTTGGCGGAGCACCTCGTGCGCCACCGGGCCAGGCCCGACAACGCGCTGGTCGCGATCACCCACGACCGGTGGTTCCTCGACGCGGTGGCCACCATGACGTGGGAGGTGGTCGGCGGGCAGGTCCAGGACTACGAAGGCGGCTACGCGGCATACGTGCTCGCGAAGGCCGAGCGCGAGCGGATGGCGGCCGTCACGGCGGAGCGGCGCGACAACCTCCTGCGCAAGGAGCTCGCGTGGCTGCGGCGGGGCGCCCCGGCGCGCACCAGCAAGCCGAAGTTCCGGATCGAGGCGGCGAACCAGCTGATCGCCGACGAGCCACCGCTGCGCGACGACGTCGAGCTGCTGAGGTTCGCGACCACGCGCCTGGGCAAGGACGTCATCGACCTGCTCGACGCGAGCGTCGAGCTCGGCGGGCGGGTGCTGCTCGACCGCATCACGTGGAGGCTCGCGCCGGGGGAGCGGGTCGGCATCGTGGGGGTCAACGGGGCGGGCAAGTCGACGCTGCTGCGGGCGGTCGCCGGCGAGGTGCCGCTGTCCTCGGGCAGGCGCAAGGTGGGGGCGACGGTGCAGGTCGCCTACCTCTCGCAGGAGGTGCGCGAGCTCGAGCGGTATGCCGGGTGGCGCGTCATCGAGGCCATCGAGGACGTGCGCAAGTACATCCGCCTGGGGAAGAAGGAGATCAGCGCCTCCCAGCTGGCCCAGCGCC
Coding sequences within it:
- a CDS encoding ABC-F family ATP-binding cassette domain-containing protein, producing the protein MVNLISVERASLALGTAHVLDDVSLGVNGGARIGVVGRNGGGKSTLMRVLAGLQPVDSGRVTRAGDASFGMLAQADDLDPEATVRQAVLGDLVEHVWAGDARVRDVMTGLLGGVGAEAVGGLEARVGPLSGGERRRLALARLLVANPDVLLLDEPTNHLDVEGVAWLAEHLVRHRARPDNALVAITHDRWFLDAVATMTWEVVGGQVQDYEGGYAAYVLAKAERERMAAVTAERRDNLLRKELAWLRRGAPARTSKPKFRIEAANQLIADEPPLRDDVELLRFATTRLGKDVIDLLDASVELGGRVLLDRITWRLAPGERVGIVGVNGAGKSTLLRAVAGEVPLSSGRRKVGATVQVAYLSQEVRELERYAGWRVIEAIEDVRKYIRLGKKEISASQLAQRLGFTGGRQQTRVSDLSGGERRRLQLTRLLMSEPNVLLLDEPTNDLDIETLTSLEDVLDGWAGTLLVVSHDRYLLERLCDRQVALMGDGRVRELPGGVEQYLELRHEQEEAATVSGAAQPATPTAPQAAGPSAAELREARKDMARIEKQLARLAEREERLHTAMVEAATDHAKVLELNGQLREIVDEREALELEWLAAADVVG